In Oharaeibacter diazotrophicus, the genomic window CCTGCTCGGTGGCCTGCAGGGCGCGGTCGGCTGGTGGATGGTGGCGAGCGGCCTCGTCGAGCGCACCGACGTCAGCCAGTACCGCCTCGCTACCCACCTGACGCTGGCCTGCTTCATCCTGGTCGCGACGGTGTGGACCGCCGAGAGCCTGCGCGCCGAGCGCTCGCGCCTTGCCGAGATCCCGCGCCTCGTCGGCTGGAGCAAGCTGCTGGTGGTCGCGGTGCTGGTGCAGATCTTCCTCGGCGGCCTCGTCGCCGGCCTCGACGCCGGCTACGTCTACAACACGTGGCCGCTGATGGAGGGTCGGCTGGTGCCGGACGGCCTGTGGTTCCTGTCGCCGTGGTGGCTCAATTTCTTCGAGAATCACCTGACGGTGCAGTTCGTGCACCGCTGCGGCGCCTACCTCGTGCTGGCTCTCGCCGTCGTCCACGCCCTCGACGCTCGCCGCGAGGCACTCGACCCGGCCACCGAGCGCCGGGCGCTCCTGGTGGCGGCGCTGGTGTCGGCGCAGGCCGCCGTCGGCGTCGCGACGCTGCTCGCCGTTGTGCCGCTGTCGCTCGGGCTCGCGCACCAGTTCATGGCGGTCGTGGTGCTGACCGCCGCCACCGTCCACGCCCGCCGCACCGCCGACGGCGGGCGGACGGGGTGAGGGCGAAACGGCCGCCGCGGTTGCCGCGGCGGCCGTTCGATTCGGATCCGATCCGGTCAGTCGAGCTTGTCGAGGGCCTGGGCGAGGTCGGCGACGATGTCGGCGGGGTCCTCGATGCCGACGGAGATGCGCACCACGTCCGGACCGGCGCCGGCGGCGACCTTATGGGCGTCGGTCAGCTGGCGGTGCGTGGTCGAGGCCGGGTGGATGATCAGCGAGCGGGTGTCGCCGACGTTGGCGAGGTGCGAGAACAATTCGACGTTCTTCACCAGCGAGACGCCGGCGTCGTAGCCGCCGTCGACGCCGAAGGTGAACACCGCGCCGGCGCCCTTCGGGGCGTAGCGCTGCTGCAGGCCGTGGTAGCGGTCGCCGGGCAGGCCGGCGTAGGACACCCACTTCACCCGGGGATGGCCGGCGAGGAATTCGGCGGCCGCCTTGGCGTTGTCGGAGTGGCGCTGCATGCGCAGCGGCAGCGTCTCGATGCCGGTCAGGATCAGGAAGGCGTTGAACGGCGAGATCGCCGGCCCGAGGTCGCGCAGGCCGAGCACGCGCGCGGCGATCGCGAAGGCGAAGTTGCCGAAGGTCTCGTGGATGACGAGGCCGGCGTATTCGGGCCGCGGCTCCGACAGCATCGGGTAGCGCCCGTCGCGCGACCAGTCGAACGAGCCGCCGTCGACGATGATGCCGCCGATCGAATTGCCGTGGCCGCCGAGGAACTTGGTGGCCGAGTGCACGACGATGTCGGCGCCGTGCTCGATCGGCCGGCACAGATACGGCGAGGCGAGGGTGTTGTCGACGATCAGCGGCACCTGGGCGCGCTTGGCGACCTGGGCGATCGCCGCGATGTCGGTGACGACGCCGCCCGGGTTGGCGATCGATTCGATGAAGATCGCCTTGGTCTTCGGCGTCACCGCCCGCTCGAAGCTTCCGACGTCGTCCGGGTCGGCCCAGACCACGTTCCAGCCGAAGCTCTTGAACGAGTTGTTGAACTGGTTGATCGAGCCGCCGTAGAGCTTGCGCGAGGCGATGAACTCGTCACCCGGCTTCAGGAGGGTGTGGAACACCAGCATCTGCGCGGCGTGGCCCGAGGCGACCGCGAGCGCGGCGGTGCCGCCCTCGAGCGCGGCGACGCGCTCCTCGAGCACGGCCTGGGTCGGGTTGGTGATGCGGGTGTAGATGTTGCCGAAGGCCTGCAGGCCGAACAGCGAGGCAGCGTGGTCGACGTCCTCGAACACGAAGGACGTGGTCTGGTAGATCGGCGTCGCGCGCGCCCCGGTGGTCGGGTCGGGCTTGGCGCCGGCGTGTACCGCGAGCGTCGCGAATCCGGGCGTGTGGTCGGTCATGGATCTCTCCTCCCCTCGTCGTGCTTCTTGCGGGGGTGCCGATTAGAAGCAGGTCGGCGCGGCGGCGGAAAGCTCG contains:
- a CDS encoding COX15/CtaA family protein: MSSVTALRAPAPVPAVHHRRGEAAVRAWLWVVAVMIIGMVVVGGATRLTQSGLSITEWKPIHGVIPPLSAAEWAEEFAKYQRIPEYREINRGMSLDDFKFIFWWEWSHRLLGRVIGVVFLVPFVAFAAAGWIRRDMLPRIGALFLLGGLQGAVGWWMVASGLVERTDVSQYRLATHLTLACFILVATVWTAESLRAERSRLAEIPRLVGWSKLLVVAVLVQIFLGGLVAGLDAGYVYNTWPLMEGRLVPDGLWFLSPWWLNFFENHLTVQFVHRCGAYLVLALAVVHALDARREALDPATERRALLVAALVSAQAAVGVATLLAVVPLSLGLAHQFMAVVVLTAATVHARRTADGGRTG
- a CDS encoding O-acetylhomoserine aminocarboxypropyltransferase → MTDHTPGFATLAVHAGAKPDPTTGARATPIYQTTSFVFEDVDHAASLFGLQAFGNIYTRITNPTQAVLEERVAALEGGTAALAVASGHAAQMLVFHTLLKPGDEFIASRKLYGGSINQFNNSFKSFGWNVVWADPDDVGSFERAVTPKTKAIFIESIANPGGVVTDIAAIAQVAKRAQVPLIVDNTLASPYLCRPIEHGADIVVHSATKFLGGHGNSIGGIIVDGGSFDWSRDGRYPMLSEPRPEYAGLVIHETFGNFAFAIAARVLGLRDLGPAISPFNAFLILTGIETLPLRMQRHSDNAKAAAEFLAGHPRVKWVSYAGLPGDRYHGLQQRYAPKGAGAVFTFGVDGGYDAGVSLVKNVELFSHLANVGDTRSLIIHPASTTHRQLTDAHKVAAGAGPDVVRISVGIEDPADIVADLAQALDKLD